From a region of the Andreesenia angusta genome:
- a CDS encoding DegV family protein: MKKTYIVIDSTSYAEAEFIEKHGIEVVPLSVELGGEVFKEGLPGTYGEYYEKLKASGEFPTTSQPAVGDFQQAYERLFERGADRILVITFSSGLSGTNNSAKLAADLMEGREIKVIDSFTAAGIYRYIVEKSVELLESGAELEDIESEVKRIRDSSNIDLTVDTLEYLKRGGRLTNIQAMVGSLLSIKPVVSLLEGRLLGNGKFRGKKKALKEIVDRIPENPVHITVHHVQCLEEARKIADELAEKYIDTEIVISELGPVIGSHLGPGGIGVCTVYKK; the protein is encoded by the coding sequence TTGAAAAAAACATACATCGTCATAGACAGCACTTCTTACGCCGAGGCGGAATTTATAGAGAAGCACGGAATAGAGGTGGTTCCGCTCTCTGTAGAGCTAGGCGGAGAGGTGTTCAAGGAAGGCCTCCCGGGGACTTACGGGGAATACTACGAAAAGCTGAAAGCTTCAGGTGAGTTTCCGACTACATCACAACCGGCCGTAGGCGACTTCCAGCAAGCTTATGAGAGGCTGTTCGAAAGAGGCGCAGACAGAATACTTGTAATCACATTCTCTTCGGGACTGAGCGGCACAAACAACAGCGCCAAGTTGGCGGCCGACCTTATGGAAGGCAGAGAGATAAAGGTGATAGACAGCTTTACGGCGGCCGGGATATACAGGTATATAGTGGAGAAGAGCGTGGAGCTTCTAGAGAGTGGCGCTGAGCTTGAGGATATAGAGAGCGAAGTGAAGCGGATAAGAGACTCGAGCAATATAGACTTGACGGTCGATACGCTGGAGTACCTGAAGCGCGGAGGAAGACTGACAAATATACAGGCCATGGTAGGAAGTCTGTTGAGCATAAAACCAGTAGTATCTCTTCTTGAGGGAAGGCTCTTAGGCAACGGAAAGTTTCGCGGGAAAAAGAAGGCGCTGAAAGAGATAGTGGACAGGATACCGGAAAACCCTGTACATATAACAGTCCACCATGTGCAGTGCTTAGAGGAGGCTAGGAAGATAGCGGACGAACTAGCGGAGAAGTACATAGACACGGAGATAGTCATCTCGGAACTTGGACCTGTCATAGGGTCGCATCTTGGACCAGGTGGAATTGGAGTGTGTACAGTGTATAAAAAATAG
- a CDS encoding complex I subunit 5 family protein yields the protein MYYKVLLMTLLVLPAVGGVLAFLIGRKSEKARDFFNVLLTGMEFLILTSMYSEVRRNGIEISVPDVMGTGFHIKLDTMRYIFTWITVFVWFLTTVYSTQYLINYKNRNRYYAFFLLTLSATVGVFVSENIVNLFTFFEIMSFTSYILIIHDEDRYALDAGKSYIGMAIGGSLILLMGIFLVFDYTGAIDLSDIQKEMALMGDIKYFIAGLLLTGFGVKASAFPLHVWLPKAHPAAPTPASAILSGILIKTGIFGIMIVAINIMGGDERISYVLTTIGMINMALGGILAMYQRNIKSVLAYSSMSQSGYIIFGIGLVGILKEDGYIAVYGALYHIVNHAIFKVLLFYVAGLIYMVLHELSINKIKGFGKYKHFLKLLYLIGFFSIIGMPGFNGFVSKTILHEALAEAHSITHSAYFTVAEVVFTASSAFTVAYLSKIFFSVFMYDNPKYQGQHKRFITKRALLPIAVLSACTLYIGLKPGFVMEIISEAAKSFGVEGTHELHIYSSHTVASSLKTIGIGIAVYVLFIRGYLLRNINGTIDYINPSLEWFSLEKNIYKPMILGIYRFGSKLFHAVDNIFIGGATKITGSIEKVLIKEISPVEIKRKLYMMVRGLDSAVGDQIDFEKITVRELILNARLRLNSITYSLFIFAIILSVTLLLLMLYY from the coding sequence ATGTACTACAAGGTTTTACTTATGACTCTGCTTGTTCTGCCAGCCGTGGGAGGTGTACTAGCCTTTCTCATAGGAAGAAAGAGCGAGAAGGCCAGAGACTTTTTCAACGTGTTGCTTACAGGGATGGAGTTCTTGATACTGACGTCTATGTACAGCGAGGTCAGAAGAAACGGCATAGAGATATCGGTTCCTGACGTAATGGGAACGGGATTCCACATAAAGCTAGACACAATGAGGTATATATTCACTTGGATAACTGTATTTGTGTGGTTTTTGACGACTGTATACTCCACTCAGTACCTTATAAACTACAAGAACAGAAACAGGTACTACGCTTTCTTCCTGCTGACACTTTCAGCTACAGTCGGAGTCTTTGTATCTGAAAACATAGTGAATCTGTTCACTTTTTTCGAGATAATGTCGTTCACTTCCTATATACTGATAATCCACGACGAAGACAGGTACGCTCTAGACGCTGGAAAGTCCTATATAGGTATGGCAATAGGAGGGAGCCTTATACTCCTTATGGGTATCTTCCTGGTGTTTGACTACACCGGAGCTATAGACCTATCGGATATACAGAAAGAGATGGCTCTTATGGGGGATATCAAGTACTTTATAGCAGGACTGCTGCTTACGGGGTTCGGAGTCAAGGCATCTGCTTTTCCACTTCACGTATGGCTTCCTAAAGCCCATCCTGCGGCACCCACTCCTGCAAGTGCTATACTTTCAGGGATACTGATAAAGACGGGGATATTTGGCATCATGATAGTGGCCATAAATATAATGGGCGGAGACGAGAGGATATCATATGTGCTCACCACTATAGGCATGATAAACATGGCTCTCGGAGGCATTCTAGCCATGTACCAGAGAAATATAAAGAGCGTATTGGCCTACAGCAGCATGAGCCAGTCTGGCTATATAATATTCGGAATAGGGCTTGTGGGAATACTGAAAGAGGATGGGTATATAGCGGTGTACGGAGCCCTTTACCATATAGTCAACCACGCCATATTCAAGGTGCTTCTGTTCTACGTGGCAGGACTTATATACATGGTGCTACACGAGCTGAGCATAAACAAGATAAAGGGATTTGGAAAGTACAAGCATTTCCTGAAACTGCTCTATTTAATAGGTTTTTTCTCCATAATAGGTATGCCCGGCTTCAACGGCTTTGTCAGCAAGACAATACTGCATGAAGCGCTGGCTGAGGCGCACAGTATAACCCATAGTGCATACTTCACGGTGGCCGAAGTTGTGTTTACGGCGAGCAGTGCGTTCACAGTCGCTTACCTCTCTAAGATATTCTTCTCGGTATTTATGTACGACAATCCAAAGTACCAAGGCCAGCACAAGCGGTTCATAACCAAGAGGGCACTTCTCCCAATTGCGGTGCTAAGTGCATGCACGCTCTACATCGGGTTGAAGCCTGGTTTTGTGATGGAGATAATATCCGAGGCGGCCAAGTCGTTCGGAGTCGAGGGAACACATGAGCTTCACATATACTCATCGCACACTGTGGCAAGCTCCCTGAAGACGATTGGAATAGGGATAGCTGTGTACGTGCTCTTTATAAGAGGGTATCTGCTGAGGAATATAAACGGCACTATAGACTATATAAACCCTTCGCTTGAATGGTTCAGCCTTGAGAAGAACATATACAAGCCTATGATACTTGGTATATACAGATTTGGATCCAAGCTCTTCCACGCAGTTGACAACATCTTTATAGGAGGCGCTACAAAGATAACGGGGTCTATTGAAAAAGTACTCATAAAGGAGATAAGTCCTGTGGAGATCAAGAGAAAGCTTTACATGATGGTCAGAGGCCTTGACAGCGCAGTAGGCGACCAGATAGACTTTGAAAAAATCACAGTGAGAGAGCTTATACTGAATGCAAGACTTAGACTAAACAGCATAACCTACTCGCTCTTTATATTCGCCATAATACTGAGCGTAACTCTACTGCTTTTGATGCTGTACTATTAG
- a CDS encoding xanthine phosphoribosyltransferase, with protein MKLLEEKIRSEGRISEGGVLKVDSFLNHQLDVEFLNEMGKEFKRLFSDVEITKILTIEASGIAIASIAAQYFGNVPVVFAKKTESKNLDADTYDSDVFSFTKGKTYKIKVSKKYMNKGDKVLILDDFLANGFATLGMIDIVKKAEAEVAGVGIVIEKSFQSGGKILRELGVNLHSLARIEFDEKNQIIFNEND; from the coding sequence ATGAAGCTTTTAGAGGAAAAGATAAGAAGCGAAGGAAGAATTTCAGAGGGAGGAGTGCTCAAGGTAGACTCATTTCTGAACCATCAGCTAGACGTTGAATTCTTGAACGAGATGGGAAAGGAGTTCAAGAGACTTTTTTCAGATGTAGAGATCACAAAGATACTGACAATAGAGGCTTCAGGAATAGCTATAGCCAGTATAGCTGCGCAGTATTTCGGAAACGTGCCAGTCGTATTCGCGAAAAAGACAGAGTCCAAGAACCTAGACGCCGACACTTACGACAGCGACGTGTTCTCTTTTACAAAGGGCAAGACTTACAAGATAAAGGTTTCAAAGAAGTACATGAACAAGGGCGACAAGGTGCTTATACTAGATGACTTCCTAGCCAATGGCTTTGCGACTCTGGGCATGATAGACATAGTCAAGAAGGCTGAAGCCGAGGTGGCTGGAGTAGGGATAGTCATAGAGAAGTCTTTCCAGTCTGGAGGAAAGATACTGAGAGAGCTTGGCGTGAACCTTCACTCGCTGGCTAGAATAGAGTTTGACGAAAAAAATCAGATAATATTCAATGAAAATGATTAA
- a CDS encoding GTP pyrophosphokinase codes for MMILDWKRFLLPYEQAVEELKVKFKSIRSEYRKMGQYSPIEFVTGRVKAMSSIVEKSERRNIPLDRIEEMEDIAGIRIMCQLVDDIEKVVSLIRDRDGKDLKIVYEKDYIENIKESGYRSYHIIVSYRVQTAIGEKEILAEIQVRTLAMNFWATIEHSLNYKFNEQIPEDIKMRLKNSAEAAFLLDKEMSEIKDEIIDSQGMFQQRSSIIADILYRIQDLYSLNISREDLESIENEFWKVKSNKDHAEIEEFKNKLDVMIKNKKS; via the coding sequence ATGATGATACTAGATTGGAAACGCTTTTTGCTTCCGTATGAGCAGGCTGTAGAGGAGCTGAAAGTCAAGTTCAAGAGCATTAGAAGCGAGTACAGAAAGATGGGGCAGTATTCTCCTATAGAATTTGTGACAGGTAGGGTAAAGGCCATGTCCAGTATAGTGGAAAAATCTGAGAGGCGCAATATACCGCTTGACCGCATAGAGGAAATGGAGGACATAGCAGGTATAAGGATAATGTGCCAGCTTGTAGACGACATAGAGAAAGTGGTATCGCTTATAAGGGACAGGGACGGAAAAGACCTTAAGATAGTCTATGAAAAAGACTATATAGAGAATATAAAAGAGAGCGGATACAGAAGCTACCATATAATAGTCAGCTACAGAGTGCAGACAGCCATAGGCGAAAAGGAGATTCTAGCCGAGATACAGGTCAGGACACTCGCCATGAACTTCTGGGCTACAATAGAACACTCCCTAAACTACAAATTCAACGAGCAGATTCCAGAGGACATAAAGATGAGGCTTAAAAACTCGGCCGAGGCGGCTTTTCTCCTAGACAAGGAGATGTCAGAGATAAAGGACGAGATAATAGATTCTCAGGGCATGTTCCAGCAGAGGTCTTCCATAATAGCGGATATACTGTATAGGATACAGGATCTGTATTCTCTAAATATATCTAGAGAGGACCTGGAGAGCATAGAAAACGAGTTTTGGAAGGTAAAGAGCAATAAAGACCATGCAGAGATAGAGGAATTCAAAAACAAACTAGATGTCATGATAAAAAACAAAAAGTCTTAG